One region of Triticum aestivum cultivar Chinese Spring chromosome 6B, IWGSC CS RefSeq v2.1, whole genome shotgun sequence genomic DNA includes:
- the LOC123138003 gene encoding uncharacterized protein — MAKGAAGGGGGGAVKTALVVTGGLVLAWLTVESAFKPFLDRLRGAVSRSIDPARDPDEDTAAPAPEEDKSPATAAVAAAVASAVAEEKDPDVAVAEEKNPDVAVAAAEPSAPPLPAEAVEGEDKGEDKEVELGEKWEAAVAAKAE, encoded by the coding sequence ATGGCCAAAGGAGCagccggaggagggggagggggcgccgtgAAGACGGCCCTGGTCGTCACCGGCGGCCTCGTCCTCGCCTGGCTCACCGTCGAGTCCGCCTTCAAGCCCTTCCTCGACCGCCTCCGCGGCGCCGTCTCCCGCTCCATCGACCCCGCCCGCGACCCCGACGAGgacaccgccgcccccgcccccgaggAGGACAAGTCGCCGGCCAccgcggccgtcgccgccgctgtcgcctccgccgtcgccgaggaGAAGGACCCCGACGTCGCCGTCGCCGAGGAGAAGAACCccgacgtcgccgtcgccgcggCAGAGCCGTCGGCGCCCCCGCTCCCTGCCGAGGCTGTGGAGGGCGAGGACaagggagaggacaaggaggtcgAACTGGGAGAGAAGTGGGAGGCGGCCGTGGCCGCCAAGGCCGAGTGA